The following is a genomic window from Solanum stenotomum isolate F172 chromosome 4, ASM1918654v1, whole genome shotgun sequence.
GGTGTTTTGGAGCATGTCATGGTCTAGGTGGGATCATTGATATTCTCAGTGTATTTTGTGGTGCTAAACGTTGAGCCAGATTCTGAGGTTTGGTTCATTCATGGGAGACTTTCTTAGCCACTGGGCGTGATATGATAGATGTAGCAGCTGGTCATATGACCATGAAGGTGCATGATAAAGTGAAGGTATTTGATGTATACGAAGCGTTCAAACTGTCAGTTGTGTATGAAGAGATATTTTCCATAATAGTAATAGATCTTGCAACAAATGCTCATTACATCGTATCCAAGGACCCTCTAGAATGTCTGTTAGTGAGGCATGATATTTATGGGGATGCTGAAGCACAAAAAATGGTGCAGTTCATGGATGTTTCGAGTGTGGGCATATAAAGAGATCATTAGGAGCCATTGAATAGCGTTTTGGGTCCTCCACCCAAGCATCCGATTGAAGAAGTACACAAACTTTAACTAAAAACGTTACCATCTCACATAATGTATGCATTTTTGAGAGAAcataagaccttacctatgaaTTTGTCTGAACTACAGGTTGAAACAAAATTgagtatattaaaaaaaaaggcagCTCTAGGCTGGCAGATGTCTGACCTTAACGGGATAAATCCAACATTGTGTATGGACAAAGATCTACTTGAAGGAAGGCCACAAGCTGAGTGCACAACACCAGCGCAGATTTAATCAACTCATGAAGGATGTGGTAAGGAAAGAAGTAATCAAGTGGATGGATGCAAGGATAGTGTACCCCATATCAGATAGCAAATGGGTGAGTCATGTACAATGTTTGCCCAAAAAGGGAGGTATGAATGTGGTGACAAATGATAAGAATGAACTGATTCCCAAAAGGACAGTAACTGGATGGCGTATTTGCATGGATTATCGAAAGCTAAATGAGGCCACCATAAAGGACCATTACCCTATGCCTTTCACTGATCAAATGTTAGACAGACTGGCAGGGCATgagtattattattttctgGATGGCTACTCAGGTTATAATTAGATTGTTATTGCACTAGAGGATCAAAAGAAGACAAACTTGTACATATGACATTTATGCATTCAAACATAGAGAAAAGGACCAAAATTGTACTTTGTCTTTGCCTTAAGACTCAAAATGATCCTCATCCTTTCACAAGGAGCACTAATAGTCCTTCTTCTATGTAAAATTGCTACAGTTTTAGTCTTCCTAACCTTTTTCGTCTATTTATAACATTTAGCTCCTTTTTGTCTATTCATTAAGCAACACTGAAGGTTAAATATTAAGTTTACCAAATGAATTAATTTTGACTAGCAGGATCTATGTTATTCACAATTAAAAACACCCTCTGATATTGGTTCCATTTATCTATCTATagatatactaaaaaaataatacttagtTTCTCACTTGATATCAGGATATTCATCTTGAAGTCCAACTATGTTAAAATCATGCCGCGTAGGGTTCCATTTGGTTTTCATACCCAAGGCTCGAATCTGAAATCTTTGGTTAAGAGAGAAACAACTTTATCCACTACACTACATCCTTTGGTTGTATAGATATACTAAATCCTTTGTCTAGAATTTTAGAAACATGCTTCAAGTCTAAAACAAGAGCGTGTTAGTATCAATTAAgcataaaattatgatttaataattattatcaaGTTATGATTACtcgttaagaaaaataataaatcgtTATTGAATTGATaattcacaaaataataataacaacaatctAAACCATTATTGAATTGTAGGTTCTTCGAATCGGTTCATTAAGAAACAACCTTTCTACTTGTGAAGGTAGATGTAGGATGTTTGCAGACTCTATCCTTTCCATATCCCACTTATGATAATAAGCCTCCTTGGATATGTTTAGAAAGTGTAGCCTTTTCATATACTATCACTCGTAGCCCTTTGAGCATATAGCCTTTTGTTGGTAGCGACATTTTCACCAAATACCAGTTTATTGAATCCCTAAGTTGTTTCACCCTTCTTTCCTAAGAAATGTCGCATAGACTCTTTGAAATGAGTAAAAATGAAAGTGAACAGGCTCACCGAGAAGTCGAACAACTTTTCAGTAACCCAGGGTGATCCGACCCCTTTGATGTTGTTTTCGCTGTATAGCATGTGGTTTAATTCGATACAACGCGCAAAACCTTACCAGCCCTTGACATATGAACAAGAAAACATGTCCTTAACGAGATGGTACTTACTTTCAAATCTTTTTCTTAATAGATCTCTTTTTGTTCCTCAATATTCCGAGAATACGGCATTGTATTATTGTAAGTTCTCTGTTCCAAACATTTACTGAGTGATCCATAAGATCATTTGGCGAGGTTCAGCCCTCAGCGTGGGGATCTTTCTGGAAatcaaaattgtttttgttgagGAACGAAGTAGCCTGTTGCTTACCCTCTAGGTATAGGGAGGGAGTCTTCTACAAGTCGTATTACTGGTCGATGACCTGATTTTGTATAGCCACAAGGCAATGAAAAAGCCCTTAGTGAAAGAATGGTActcctaaaaaaattatatatataataatataaataataataagaataataataataataataataataataataatattggtTTATGGAATAAAGAAATGGGGGGCAATTCGCGAAATGATGTGAGTCACTTGTGATAGCATTATAGAGAGAAGGTTGATAAATGATGATAAGGGTGATTATGTCTAAAATGTATGCAATGCTTAGGGGAGTATAAGTCACTACTATATGAATTTACTACTCATCCCTTAGCCGACATGACAAGCTAAAAAAGTCCTACCTGATTCTTTTCAAAACACTCtaaattagtggagatgtacacaatgggcaagcctatggttctCTGTGGATACATGTGAAATtgtctttttgagtgtgagtgttcTTTAATGCCAAAGTCCTCAATTTATGTTCAGTCTATTGATTTGAGTGTGTGGATTATTCCTTTGCATGAAGGGAACTTGTTTTTTGAAATATGGGTGATATGTGATGGCAAACATGAAGTTTTACGCTTTGGTTACAAAAAGTTGTTGAATCAGTACTTAAGTTATATGATGTCTGAAAGTTGCCAAGGCCAAGTGTAGATGAGAACACGCATGTATTGAATTGATAAAAGATCCTTGAAAGTAATTGGTGTATGCACAAATGTCGGTATTTGTGAGTCTAGGACTAGTATGGTAAGTTGTTCGAGGAAGAACAAAGCTCTATGTTTAGGGTGGCGATCTTGGGCGTATTTGTATGCTTAGGAACCAAATAACACCCATGATTTTGCCAAGTTTGGGATTATATTTGCTAATTGTAGTACTGTCGAGTCTTATTAACTCATGTGGACTAACCAATATGATTAGTTGTGCAGCTGAggataaaagaagaaataagtgCTAAAACGGGCACCGGGAAGCAAGAGGGGATCCATGCAAAAGACCAATAAGAAAgtgaaatgaaaatgatgaacaaggCAACTATGTATCCTCTCTGCGTCGTGGATAGGACATTTAGTATTTGTTGGAGGATTGACGTTGGAGGCAGAAGACTCTGTATGCGGAGAggaaaattttgcatacaactGGATTCTTGAAGGCTCTCCCCGTCGCAGACCTTGGTGCAAGATTGGCTAgtttcaattaaatataaatagacttcgatttttattttattatttattctttttctggGTATTGGAGAATGACTACTTTGGGTGTTTTTGCATCTGTTCTTAGGGTACATTcctaaactttattttattttatctctttatattatttaaacattaaaaaattaagaatcgTGATATAAGTAGCAAATTTCCCTTGTTCTAAGGCTGTAGATACTGGATGattgtgttttattgagttttATGGATTATAGTTAATTATCATATGAATCAATCTTttgttcttgttttagtatttcgtGCTTGATcaccacaaaaataaatgtcTTGTCCAAGTTGAACTTgggagaggaataagaggatagaatGTGGGGAAAAAGAAGCGGGAGCGTGATTTTCTCTAGATTTAGAGTTGATTTTgatctaggatagggatatacctagaaaccTTGCTCGGTTAATAGACATGACGAAATAGTAATGCTTGGTAATTGGTTCAgcttatccccgctcaacgatgttgTTAGGCTGCCAACTATCGTAGGCGGTTAGAGGCCGGGGGACCATAATCATATAATTAATCATGTAATTATTGATTCAATAGTTAATTAATATCCATTTTACAAGATAGAATGCATGAATTCTTTAGTCAGCTGCAACCCTGGAATTTCCCTAGTTATTGTTTGAACCCTCTTGAAATTGAATCgtattagttaattttataattagatTATTCAGCATATAAAATCCACTTCACCATTCTTTATAATACATGTTTCAAATTGAAAGTATTGGAAATATTGAATAAATCTAATCTTGAGTCCATGTGGGTACAATCAAGAGCTACTTTGATACTTGCATGACCACGTACAGTTCCGTGTTCGTTTGGGcacaaaaaagaatataaaatgtTTACTACTAAACCACAAGCAAATGGATCAAAGAAGAGGTCAGAAATCAATAAAAAGGGGAACCAACTAAAAGGACAACATTAGGCCCCAATCATACCACTCCAGTCCTTAGCCGAGCATAGCTAGGACCAACTTACGGCTACTTCTAGCCACTAAGGTCACAAGCACCAACACCAGACCACAGGCAAATCATAAGTACAAGGGGTATAAATCACAACCTAAAGCATCTAAGTTCTAACCTAGTCTAAGGCCACAATGTGTCAATCCTAACGAGGATAAGTAAGATCATCCACACCACAAGCGAAGCTACAACCATAAGCTAAGGATTCTAACTCCCACAATAAGCCCAAGGCTATGGACTCAAGAAAGTCTGGAGTGAAAAAAATGAGGGCTAATACCCGGATGCAATCCACAATCACATGTAATCTATACTAAGCATTATCTAAGAAGCCCAATCAAGAAAGTAGACGGAGGCCTATCTCAATGCCTATAGGCTGCTTTTGATTTCCTCTGTGTGTGTCTATCTAGTTATCTTCAATTTCTTGTCTTtcaatttccgcattttattgtagtTCCCTTTTGAGAATTACATCATTACAAaatcgaattcgggcgagtagaactcccgaaactgatcttagtgTGAACGGGTAGTTTTTGATTGTCATGAGtaaaaggtgtgttgtgaaatgggggtttgaaactctaaTTTTGACTCTCTGTCTCGATGCAAACCACTAGGGCGGGAGTTATTCTTCCAGGGCGGGGCCACTGTGGTGGGTTGGGTCCTGCTACGGCAGTCCAGTCAAGCTTACTTGTCTTAGTGGGAGTAGATAAGTGGAATCACAtctatttttgggtcgtgacttTATTGAAATTTCGCTAACTACTaaccaaatttaaaaatttataattggtATTTCTTGTCATATTATaaagatttatttataatttttgtattatattaCTCATTCCAGATATGTTTTTTCGAAAATGTTGATCGTTCCAACCGatctataaatattaatatggatcacacgtgcaacgcacgagCCTAGAAACCAGTATTTAATAAAACTCAGAAGCTCAAAGTGCAAAGTTGGACTATCACTTTACCcctacaataaataaaatatacaattaattaaacataaaataatatcatatatattatactatatactagacataatatataaatgtgtcttTCAACTGCAgttatgcccttcaactttggtTGTGCATAACAAGGTCCTTAagcttatataaaattgaacaaatagacacatttgtCTTAAATGACATcatacatgacaattttgtgtcccATGTGACATCCTACAtaacaattttgtgtcctatttgacatcctacatgtattatgtcacgtGGGACGTGTGTatctacttattcaattttatacaagtttaagtgtctacttttGCACACTCATAATTTGAGGGCATAAATGTTAggtgaagccaagttaaagggcatacttatgtattatatatgaataCTAAATGTGGGAAGTTGTTAAGTCAAAAGTTGAATCAACTTTTAAACTCAGTTAAATGAGAAAGACATTAAGAACGATGATAATGAAAATATCATAGTTTCAAGACCCTTcatttctaaaatttaaattttataactcttatcttttcattttctcataTTGAATTAAGGGAAGAGTTGATCTagcaaattataaataaaaatattggacAATATGAGATAAATCATAAGAAATAGTAGTTTTCAATTgttgatttcaaattttctacttttatttaatttcttcttcatatgtGTATTATCacatttaattgtatttttgtttttgatttttaTCCTCTCTCAAATTTTGTGACACCATAATcgcttgaaaaaaatataatcgtGATTATATGTGAGAAGTTCGATGATTCATTatatttgtttgttaagaatttattatttctgtaaaataaaaaaatattatgttccATGATAtcaatttctaaacttttaaaattaatggACTATGTGAAAGATGTAATGAATACATTATTGTTTGGGATAAACGTGTAACACACATCTCCAGAAACTAGTAAATAACATAAGTATCAATTGTGATATGTAAAATTCCTTAAGCACCACATATGtcttgttattatttttgtcgGTCAGGTAGTTTCTCTTTGACAGAGTCTTCTTTGTCCCTTGTTGTTTCACTTCCATCATGTTATTCAAATATCTCGTTTTTTATTATCACCTATAAATTCactttgttttcttaaaaatgattgaaaattaAACATTTATTGTAGAATACAATGAGCAAGCTCAACAGAAAATTCTCGCCTACAAAATCTAAATTATTTCCCTAAATATTAATAGTCCAAAGTTGAAGATAAATTATGACAGTTCCtgaattaagtaaataaatataaatcatgATTAATAATGTCAGTAGgtcaaaaatgaatttaaactTTGTACTCTAGTACTTCCAATAAGGTATGATCAAACTCACCTAAAAAATCACGTAGagtcaaaagaaaataaaatacttaatagTATATAGGTCAATTGTAAAATGTTTAAATGAATTAATTACATGTCATGAATAACTAGCTATGTATcatgaataaaattaattaaaatcttATGATTCACCTTCATCTCCATCTCCACATCAAAATAGTTTGAAAGAATGAATATTATTCAATTGTCAAATGTTAATTTCTTGAATTCGTAGAtactttgttgttgttgtttgtgttGTAGTTGTTGCTATTGCTTTTCAAGTCGTTCCTCCTCGAAAGAGACCTGATGCTCCTTTAATTTTCCTTTTTGCTTTCACAACATTCTTTAGAATTCTCGTTCTGTAACACCTTCTTAAAACTTTCCACTTTATTTTCTTGGAGTGactagaaataaaaaatgtatttagtAATAAAAGGACCAGGGTCAATGACTTatccaaattcaaaatttcatgtaagcAATTTGTAACAcaccagaaattttttgaggtaaGACACCAACCATCCTTCTTTGTAAGTAGGATTTTTtcgaggaatttaaaatttcttcagtgttaaggtcactagatgtaagacctagaattagaaagaaaatatttttggaaagagtaaatttggatattttggtaagttatgctaagtatgagttttgggtcaatttcaaacgatcataacttttGGTACATGAAGTTAGGTCACTCATAAGTTATCAAATGAAAGTTCTTgaaatcctctttccaacaccaccaagttttCTAATTATCGAGCTCGTATGAAGGAGATATGCTCGTTTGAAGTCAAGTTGTCTAGTttaggaaagttacccaaaaatatgaagggtattttggtcttttccttacccaatcaacTTAAGAAAAATCTGATTTCGGTCAGTTTTCATAAATCCAAATATGCTTACGGGTTTAGAAGAAAGTTCATTCTAGTCATTCCTATATTCTTTTAatgttttgggtcaacttcaaatgaccataagtTTTAGcataggatgagttaggagacccgtaagatatcaaatgaaaggtcttggactCCTTTTCCagcgccgctgagtttgctaatttttgagctcgttTGAGTCAAGtcattgatgagtccacaaattggactcatttaaggctttattttgaaagaaatagtgttctcgaatgcttattttgtctaaatatctgatgaaaactcttaagtttcaggtatttgaagttttagtggaagcatggacacttaggtgcaaaaagaaacaaaaatgctgaaagaatgaagaagctgaagcctgagcatcgccaagcacctTTGGCGATTCACTCAAAGGACAGACTCCGTCCCTTTGTTCGGGTATGTGAAGCCccgaaggaagaggatcaaaaaggcgatgaaaggagaaGTTGGCGCTTCGTCGAATAGTttcgtgaagcagtactataccacccaacGGTCTAGAACGTGAAGGTGTTGAAGGCAAGCACTAAACGGCGATGAGACAGAAGAAGGGTGAGTCGCTGAGTCATTCGGCGAACTCTACTAACCTCACCGAACTATCCGCCAACACTAATTTatgatggctataaatactaaaatttttattaatttataagatTTCCGAACCATTGTTCTTGtcttagaatagaatagtactttttagatatttttctctcaagtatggagagggttttgtgggagacttgaagaaagaaggatttcatcttcccctagttggaagtgggtcttctctattcttcttcctttgcttaaattaaggtttaatttcttatacccatttgattttgtatcatttaacgtgtattttgttatttcttgatgtatgGCTAAGTCCCCCTATTCTTGGGGTgcgatttagcaaatatgtgttgatattgttgttgagtcttgcttgttgatagagtagatgtattttaatggtgatttcacctagtggttgtggttttatttaatgggtttgtagttgcaaatacaaaaccacccatgtgtttttcgacttgcccgagagggaggtcgcgaaaccgagaccactagactgatggccaaaggagtgggtcgacatgatgTTCAGCttgagagggtgagccctagtcccatatcctaacattcagcttgagagagtgagtggggtaaggcgtaagTTGGTCTTCAAGCGGTAAATgtgtgtccgagaggaacccatttgaaatggggtacgtttcccgagagggaacttatttccacctaaagcttagcctagtcactattatcttgcaaatttcctattgaaatcATGTACCCAACggtttatctcaacttgtattgcggtcacaccccaagaacattttcctatacttgattttcttgttaattttttgttgtttttactacttgtgacaaaacccctaatcgatatttgacacttttgtgtcgccccctttaatttactatatttttaatcgttaatgcctttaactacgactaacttgagctaaattgtatttttctatcaattctcagaaccactcccttgggacacgaccccaaccgttagttgggttactatactatcgacgatcgtagacactcgaacCGTAGGTTAGTAtcgttggtcatgataagcatcaaaatggtgccactgccggggagtggtgttatttgagaattttaagATTAGtagattttttattcttcttagtCGTGGTCTActtacctaatttttagttttttctggTTTGTTTGTGTGTTGAGACAAGATaatgagtatacatgatggGGATGGTGAACCAATGGAGCGCCTCCCAGTAGAAGTGATGAGATTCAGAGATCACATCCTGAACATCAATCATCTAGGAGGAGAACCTTTTCATTAGTCGTGGCTAAGGTTTAAAACACTATTGATACAATGCCAAACTCATGAAATCCCTTATTTAGTTCTACTGGAATGCTTCTATAGGGGTTTAAGTCCCGGAAATAGAGAGTTAATCGATCGACTTATGTCAGGCGGTCGCGATAAATACTCCTATGAGACCGCAACCAAATTCCTTGACCTCGTGGCTAAAACCAACAAGGATACTGAGAAGGACCAGCATTTAATCATTTTTCTAGGTCAGATGAACAACTTGCCCCAAAAGATCGAGGAACTGGAAGTGATGTCCAAAGAGAAGAGCCAATGCAGACTACCTAATGAGCAGGGTAGATCAATGGACATTGAAAATAAACATATCGAAGATATGTTATTAACCAACCTTCAAAAGCTAAATGAGCAAGATAGAGTGCTTGAGAAGATTAGAGAAAATGTAGACGCGCTAAATCAGATGAGCAGTTCTCACTCTAGATCTATCCAACTAATTAAAACTCTCTTGGGTCACATAATGCCTGATGTCCGTTAGGCACAAGACAAGGGGTGGCCAAATGATGTTTTGGCCAACTCCAAAAGTGAAAGTTAGGTGCTCACctacgtcgtggcacgacgttaactaaggcattgtttgggaggcaacccaaaacccttaactactttaaatttgttatttttgaaataaaggtgttttgattttgtaggaATGAAGCatgaaaagtttgtgaaaagtaCAAGATGAATTACTCAAATCCAATTGGTGAAACGCCAATTAGGTCGGCGACTGCTACAAAGACCGTTGTTTGGATTCTCACTTTGGTTAagggtcctgtaaaactcggcgaggtagaTGAACActcggcggatcgccgagtagCTATGTAAATCCCAATAAAGTCGCCAAATGGGTTAGATCTAGATGGGATTTATGAAACTACGAGCCTTGACTTTCAACCTTTTTACATACCC
Proteins encoded in this region:
- the LOC125861486 gene encoding uncharacterized protein LOC125861486 — translated: MKDVVRKEVIKWMDARIVYPISDSKWVSHVQCLPKKGGMNVVTNDKNELIPKRTVTGWRICMDYRKLNEATIKDHYPMPFTDQMLDRLAGHEYYYFLDGYSVVAIAFQVVPPRKRPDAPLIFLFAFTTFFRILVLGLSPGNRELIDRLMSGGRDKYSYETATKFLDLVAKTNKDTEKDQHLIIFLGQMNNLPQKIEELEVMSKEKSQCRLPNEQGRSMDIENKHIEDMLLTNLQKLNEQDRVLEKIRENVDALNQMSSSHSRSIQLIKTLLGHIMPDVR